From the Porphyrobacter sp. CACIAM 03H1 genome, the window GGCGGCGCCTTCCGGGCGCGGGTCGAGATAGACGAAGCGCCGGTCGACCTCGCGCTGGGCGGGCCGCCCGTGGAGCGCCGCGAGCGCCGCCCCGAAGGGCGCGTTGACCAGCACCGCCCCGTCGATCAGCGCGACCTCGCCGACGGTGCCGCGCGCGACGTGCGCGGGCATGGTGCGGGCAAGGAACGACTCGCGGGTGGACCAGCGATGCCCCTCGGTCTCGGCGAGACGGTCGATCTCGGCGAGGGTGAGCGGCGGGAAGGCGCCGGGAAAGCTCGCGGTGGCGCGGGCAGCGAGCACCAGTTCGAGCGGATCGGCCAGCATCCCGCCATCCCCGGTGCGTGCGCGGAAATTGATCGGCAGGCGGTGCTCGGTCTCCTCGACCTCCAGCGGGGAGTTGAGGCGCAATGTCTCCGGGTGCCCGCGGAAATCGGTGACCGTCACGGCGAGGTCGACCGGATAGCCTGGGGGCAGCAGCGGGATGCCGTCGCCTTCCGCCTCCATCTTCTTGAAGGCCTCGTAAAGCATCGCCGAAAAGCGCGCGCCCGAGAAGGGCGGGCTGAACCAGCGCCCGCGCACGAGGCGCGAGACCTTGGCCCGCACCTCGGCCCGTGTCTCGGGCGAAACGGTGGCGCTGACGGCGTTGCCCGGACGCGAGAGGAACCATTCGGCGATCGGCTGCGCCCAGAGCTTGGCATACCGCCACATCGGCTCGGCCTCGGGATCGGTGAGTTCGCTCACGTCGGCATTGGTCAGCCACAGGTCGGTCAGCGGCTCCAGGCTGTGCCCGGCGTGGATCGCCTGCGCGAGGAACACCGCGTTGATCCCGCCCGCGCTCGCCCCGGTGAGGATGTCGGGCAGCACGCGCAGGCGCAGACCCTGCTGCTGCTCGATTGTGCGCAGGAAATCGCGATAGGCGGCCGCCACGCCCTCGAGCGGCACCGCGGCGGGGTGATGGAAGGCGCGGCTTGCGCGGGCGAGGTGCCAGACCTCCTTGGTGATCCCGTGCATGTAGACCGCAAGGCTGACCCCGCCATAACATACCAGGGCTAGGCGCAATTCCTTCTGGCGCATGGCGACTGTCTAGCGGGGAAGACAGGCGGGATGCAATTGCGTTCAGCATCTGTTCTCGTTATGGCGCGTGCCTATGGCAAAAACCAAGCGCCGTTACGTGTGTCAGGAATGCGGCTCGGTCTCGCACCGCTGGCAGGGGCAATGCGCCGATTGCGGACAGTGGAACACGCTGGTGGAGGACGTGCCGGCGACGGTGTTCTCGCAGAAGCACGACCTTTCGAGCGGCGGGCGGCCGGTGGCCTTCGAGCCCCTCAATGCGCCCACGACCCTGCCGGTGAGGAAGTCGACCGGCCTCGCCGAATTCGACCGCGCACTGGGCGGCGGGCTGGTGCCCGGCTCGGCGGTGCTGCTCGGCGGCGATCCGGGGATCGGCAAGTCGACCCTGCTGCTGCAGACCGCCGCGACCATCGCGCGGGGCGGCAATGATGTGGTTTACGTCAGCGGCGAGGAGGCGGCCGGGCAGGTGCGGCTGCGCGCAAGCCGCATGGGCGTGGCCGATGCCCCGATCCGGCTCGCGTCCGAGACCTCGGTGCGCGATATCCTGACGACGCTCGGTCAGGGCGAGCCGCCCGCGCTGCTGGTGATCGATTCGATCCAGACCATGCATTCCGACACCATCGAGGGGGCACCGGGCACCGTCAGCCAGGTTCGCGGCTGCGCGCTCGAGCTGATCCGCTACGCCAAGGAGTCGGGCTGCGCGCTGGTGCTGGTCGGCCATGTCACCAAGGACGGCACCATCGCCGGCCCGCGTGTCCTCGAACACATGGTCGATGTGGTGATGAGCTTCGAGGGGGAGCGCAGCCACCAATACCGCATCCTGCGCGCGCTCAAGAACCGCTTCGGCGCGGTCGACGAAATCGGGGTCTTCGCCATGGCAACGGAAGGTCTGGAGGAGGTCGCCAACCCTTCGCTGCTGTTCCTCTCGGGCCGCGAGACGCCGCTCGCGGGCAGCGCGGTCTTCCCGGCGATGGAGGGCACCCGGCCCGTGCTGGTCGAGATCCAGGCGCTGATCGTGCGGCTACAATCGGGCGCGACCCCGCGCCGGGCGGTGGTGGGATGGGATTCCGGGCGCCTCGCCATGCTGCTCGCCGTGCTCGAATCGCGCTGCGGGCTCAACTTCTCCTCTGCCGAAGTCTATCTCAACATCGCCGGCGGCTATCGCCTGACAGACCCTGCGGCCGACCTTGCCGTCGCCGCCGCCCTGGTCTCGGCCCTCGCCGACCGGCCGCTGCCCGACAAGGCCGCGTGGTTCGGCGAGGTCAGCCTTGCAGGCGAGATCCGCCCCGTCGCCCACGCGCCGCTGCGCCTGCGCGAGGCGGCCAAGCTGGGCTTTGCGCGCTGCTACGGCCCCGCGGGCGCCGCGACGGGCGACAAGGGCGCGCAATATCGCGGCTTGCCGGCGCTTGCGAACCTCGTTGACCAGGTGATGGGCAGCGCATAGACCTCGCGCCCATGGCAGGTCTCGACATCATCATCGCCATCATCGTGGGCGTCGCCGCCATCGGCGGCTTCATGCGCGGGCTCGTGCAGGAAGTCCTAAGCCTCGCCTCGTGGATCATGGCGGCGATCGCGCTGCACTTTCTCCACCCCGGCCTGACCGAGGGCCTGCGCAATTTCTACCGTGCCGAACCGGCCGTTTCGCTGCTGGCCTTCGCGCTCCTGCTCCTGATCCCCTATGCCGCGATGAAGGTCATCATCGGCAATGCCAGCGGGGCATCGGACGGGGCGGTGCTGGGGCCGATCGACCGGGTGCTCGGGTTCGGATTTGGTGCGGTCAAGGGCGCGCTGATGGCGGTCTTCGCCTTCGCCATGCTGGTCACCGGCTTCGACGAGAGCTGGGGCTACACCGGTCGCCCGCAATGGATCACCGGTGCACGCACCTATCCGGCCGCCGATGCCTTCTCGCGCCAGCTCCTGCCATCGATCGCGATCCGGCGCGACCGGCTGCGCGGCGAGAACGAGGCGCGCGAGGCTGCGGCGGCCAGGTTCGCCAAGTGACGGCCGGTGACTGCGCGCGCATCGACAAGGCTCTATTCGCCCGAACTCCTGTCGCTGGCGACGGCGCTTGCGGCATTCCCCCTCGCTGACGACCTGCCGCTCCGTGCCGAGGCGCGCTCGCGCAGCTGCGGCAGCGTGATTGCGCTCGGGCTGGCGCTGGACGGGGCGGGGCAGGTCGAGCGTGTCGGAATGCAGGTCAGCGCCTGCGCCATCGGACAGGCCTCGGCGGCGCTGCTGGCCCAAGGCGCGGCGGGCGCCGATCCGGAGGATTTCCACCGCACCCTCGGCGCGCTCGAGGCGTGGCTGGCGGGCGAGGGCGCCCTGCCGTCATGGCCGGGAATCACCGCGCTGGCACCCGCACAGGCGCACGCCGGGCGCCACGGCGCGCTGCTCTTGCCGTGGAAGGCCGCTCTCGCGGCGCTTTCAAGCGGCGCGGACGCGCGCTAGGGACGTGTCCCGAGAAGCTGCCTCGGGCGGCAAAGGGGATAAGAGAAACATGGCAGAGGCGCAGGCGCTCGCTGACCGCGAGCCGTCAGAACAGGAAATCCGGCTGGTGATCGGCGCATCGTCCGCCGGCACCATCTTCGAGTGGTACGATTTCTTCATCTACGGCACGCTCGCCTACATCCTCAAGGACGCCTTCTACGCCACCGACAACGAGACGCTGGGTCTCCTGCTGGTGTGGTCGACCTTCGCAGTCGGCTTCGCCTTCCGCCCGCTGGGTGCGGTGCTGTTCGGCTTTCTGGGGGACAGGCTGGGGCGCAAATACACCTTCCTCGTCACCGTTACCCTCATGGGGATCGCCACCGCCGGCGTGGGCCTGATCCCGACAGTCGACACCATCGGCATGGCGGCGCCGATCATCGTGATCCTGCTGCGGGTGATACAGGGCCTCGCGCTCGGCGGCGAATATGGCGGCGCGGCGATCTATGTCGCCGAGCACGCCCCGCCCGAAAAGCGCGGCTTCTACACCAGCTTCATCCAGGCCAGCGTGGCCGGGGGCTTCGTGCTGTCGATCATCGTCGTGCTGGCCTGCCGCGCACTGATCCCGGCCGATGCCTTCGCCGCATGGGGCTGGCGCATGCCCTTCCTGCTCTCGATCATCCTCCTGCTGATCTCGCTGTGGATGCGCCTCAAGCTGTCGGAAAGCCCGGTGTTCCAGGCGATGAAGGCGGCAGGCGAGACCTCGGGCAACCCCTTCGTCGAGAGCATGACCTATCCCGGCAATCCCAAGCGCCTGTTCGTCGCGCTGTTCGGGATCACCGGCATCCTGACGACGATATGGTACACGGCCTTCTTCTCGGGGATGAGCTTCCTGCGCGGGCCGATGCATGTCGACGACCTGACGGTCGAACTGGTGCTGCTGGTCTCGGGCCTGATCGCCATGAGTTTCTACATCGTGGTCGGCAAGTGGTCCGACCGGGTCGGGCGCAAGCTGCCGATCATCGTCGGATCGGTGCTGACGCTTGCGCTCCTCTTCCCGCTGTTCTGGCTCATGGGCAGCCTGGCCAACCCCGCGATCGCCGAGGCGGCGGAGCGCGCGCCGGTGGTGGTGAGCGGCCCGGCCTGCGAGACCGATCCCTTCGCCGAACTGTTCCAGCGCGACCAGACCGATTGCGGCAAGGTCCTCGAGACGCTGACCGCCGCGGGCGTGCCCTACACCCTGACCGCGGGGGATGCGGTCACCCTCAGCGTCGGCGGGGAGCCTGTGCCGGTCGATCCGGCATGGTTCGCCGACGGAGCAGCGCGCAAGGCGGGGATCCAGGGCGCTCTCGGGCAATACGGGTTCGACTTCGCCAAGCAGCAACCGCCCCTCGCCAACATCATCGGCATCGTCGGCGTGCTGCTGGTGCTGGGGCTGCTCTCGGCGCTGACCTATGGTTCGGTTGCCGCACTTCTTTCGGAGATGTTCCCGGCCCGGATCCGCTATTCCTCGATGTCGATCCCCTACCACATCGGCGCGGGCTATCTTGGCGGGTTCCTGCCGCTGATCGCCGGCGTGATCGTGGCCCGGACGGGGGATATCTATTCCGGCCTGTGGTACACTTGGGCGGTGGTCGCCTTCGGCCTGCTGGTCGCATGGTGGGGCATTCCGGGAGGCCCGCCGCGAGACTTTGTCGATGAATGACAGCTACCGGGCGGCGATGGGCCACGCTCCAGACCCCCTGCTGCCTCCGCCCAGCCTGCGCCTGACCGTCGATCGCGAGGCACTCGCGGCCAATTGGCGGGCGCTCGATGCGCTGTCGGGCGCGGCGCGCGCGGGCGCTGCGGTCAAGGCGGACTGCTACGGCCTCGGCGTGGACACCTGCGTTCCGGTGCTCAGGGATGCGGGGTGCGAGACCTTCTTCGTCGCGCACTGGAGCGAGGTCGCGGGGGTGATCGCCCACGTCCCCGCCGAACATGTGGCGGTGCTCCACGGCCCGTTGACGACCGAAGACTGCGCCTATGCGCGGGCGAGCGGGGCGGTGCCGGTGATCAATTCGCTCGAACAGGCCGCAATGTGGACGAACAGCGGGGGCGGGCGCTGCCATCTGATGGTCGACACCGGGATCAACCGGCTCGGCATCGCGCTGGCCGAAGCGGGCGATCCGCGGATCGCCGCGCTCGAGATCGACATGTTGATGAGCCATCTCGCCAGCGCCGACGAGACCACGGCGATGAACCGGATGCAGGCCGAACTGCTGCGCGAGGCGGCCGAGATCGTCCCGCACCGGCGGCTCAGCCTCGCCAACAGCGCCGGGATTGCCCTGGGGGAGAGCTTCGCCTTCGACATGACGCGCCCCGGCCTTGCCCTCTACGGCGGGGTG encodes:
- the radA gene encoding DNA repair protein RadA, encoding MAKTKRRYVCQECGSVSHRWQGQCADCGQWNTLVEDVPATVFSQKHDLSSGGRPVAFEPLNAPTTLPVRKSTGLAEFDRALGGGLVPGSAVLLGGDPGIGKSTLLLQTAATIARGGNDVVYVSGEEAAGQVRLRASRMGVADAPIRLASETSVRDILTTLGQGEPPALLVIDSIQTMHSDTIEGAPGTVSQVRGCALELIRYAKESGCALVLVGHVTKDGTIAGPRVLEHMVDVVMSFEGERSHQYRILRALKNRFGAVDEIGVFAMATEGLEEVANPSLLFLSGRETPLAGSAVFPAMEGTRPVLVEIQALIVRLQSGATPRRAVVGWDSGRLAMLLAVLESRCGLNFSSAEVYLNIAGGYRLTDPAADLAVAAALVSALADRPLPDKAAWFGEVSLAGEIRPVAHAPLRLREAAKLGFARCYGPAGAATGDKGAQYRGLPALANLVDQVMGSA
- a CDS encoding CvpA family protein, which codes for MAGLDIIIAIIVGVAAIGGFMRGLVQEVLSLASWIMAAIALHFLHPGLTEGLRNFYRAEPAVSLLAFALLLLIPYAAMKVIIGNASGASDGAVLGPIDRVLGFGFGAVKGALMAVFAFAMLVTGFDESWGYTGRPQWITGARTYPAADAFSRQLLPSIAIRRDRLRGENEAREAAAARFAK
- a CDS encoding Fe-S cluster protein, whose translation is MTARASTRLYSPELLSLATALAAFPLADDLPLRAEARSRSCGSVIALGLALDGAGQVERVGMQVSACAIGQASAALLAQGAAGADPEDFHRTLGALEAWLAGEGALPSWPGITALAPAQAHAGRHGALLLPWKAALAALSSGADAR
- a CDS encoding MFS transporter, whose protein sequence is MAEAQALADREPSEQEIRLVIGASSAGTIFEWYDFFIYGTLAYILKDAFYATDNETLGLLLVWSTFAVGFAFRPLGAVLFGFLGDRLGRKYTFLVTVTLMGIATAGVGLIPTVDTIGMAAPIIVILLRVIQGLALGGEYGGAAIYVAEHAPPEKRGFYTSFIQASVAGGFVLSIIVVLACRALIPADAFAAWGWRMPFLLSIILLLISLWMRLKLSESPVFQAMKAAGETSGNPFVESMTYPGNPKRLFVALFGITGILTTIWYTAFFSGMSFLRGPMHVDDLTVELVLLVSGLIAMSFYIVVGKWSDRVGRKLPIIVGSVLTLALLFPLFWLMGSLANPAIAEAAERAPVVVSGPACETDPFAELFQRDQTDCGKVLETLTAAGVPYTLTAGDAVTLSVGGEPVPVDPAWFADGAARKAGIQGALGQYGFDFAKQQPPLANIIGIVGVLLVLGLLSALTYGSVAALLSEMFPARIRYSSMSIPYHIGAGYLGGFLPLIAGVIVARTGDIYSGLWYTWAVVAFGLLVAWWGIPGGPPRDFVDE
- the alr gene encoding alanine racemase; translated protein: MNDSYRAAMGHAPDPLLPPPSLRLTVDREALAANWRALDALSGAARAGAAVKADCYGLGVDTCVPVLRDAGCETFFVAHWSEVAGVIAHVPAEHVAVLHGPLTTEDCAYARASGAVPVINSLEQAAMWTNSGGGRCHLMVDTGINRLGIALAEAGDPRIAALEIDMLMSHLASADETTAMNRMQAELLREAAEIVPHRRLSLANSAGIALGESFAFDMTRPGLALYGGVPRAELAGAIRPVARVEARLLQCRQLAPGEGVGYNSTFIAPTHMRVGTVSIGYADGFLRSRGPGNALRHEGRPLPILGKVSMDMVVVDLGAAPDLVAGDWLEVPWDIADAAQQNALSPYEMLTVIGARLRRG